One genomic region from Pseudorca crassidens isolate mPseCra1 chromosome 11, mPseCra1.hap1, whole genome shotgun sequence encodes:
- the LOC137202114 gene encoding DDIT3 upstream open reading frame protein — protein sequence MLKMSGWQRQSQNQSRNLRRECSRRKCIFIHHHT from the exons ATGTTGAAGATGAGCGGGTGGCAGCGACAGAGCCAAAATCAGAGCCGGAACCTGAGGAGAGAG TGTTCCAGAAGGAAGTGTATCTTCATACATCACCACACCTGA
- the DDIT3 gene encoding DNA damage-inducible transcript 3 protein, translated as MAAESLPFSFGTLSSWELEAWYEDLQEVLSSDENGGTYVSPPGNEEEEPKAFTTLDPASLAWLTEEPGRAAVTRTSQSPSSPDSSQSSPAQEEEEEDQERPRKRKHSGQSPARAGKQRMKEKEQENERKVAQLAEENERLKQEIERLTREVEATRRALIDRMVNVHQA; from the exons ATGGCAGCTGAGTCACTGCCTTTCTCCTTCGGGACACTGTCCAGCTGGGAGCTGGAAGCCTGGTATGAGGACTTGCAGGAGGTGCTGTCCTCAGATGAAAATGGCGGTACCTATGTCTCACCCCCTGGAAACGAGGAG GAAGAACCAAAAGCCTTCACCACTCTTGACCCCGCCTCCCTGGCTTGGCTGACCGAGGAGCCAGGACGAGCAGCGGTCACGCGCACCTCCCAGAGCCCCAGCTCTCCGGATTCCAGTCAGAGCTCCCCGGctcaggaggaagaagaggaagaccaAGAAAGACCCAGGAAACGGAAACACAGTGGCCAGTCCCCGGCACGGGCTGGAAAGCAACGCATGAAGGAGAAAGAACAAGAGAACGAAAGAAAAGTGGCACAGCTAGCTGAAGAGAACGAACGGCTCAAGCAGGAAATCGAGCGCCTGACCAGGGAAGTGGAGGCGACTCGCCGAGCCCTGATTGACCGGATGGTTAATGTGCACCAAGCATGA